The proteins below are encoded in one region of Segatella copri:
- the hisF gene encoding imidazole glycerol phosphate synthase subunit HisF: MVKVQSNKGLAKRIVPCLDVKNGETVKGTNFVNLRSAGDPVELGKAYSDAGADELVFLDITASFEERKTFTDMVTRVAAEINIPFTVGGGINELKDVDRLLNAGADKVSINSAAIRHPELIDEIANHYGSQVCVCAIDARLDSDGWHCYVKGGRERVELGLFDWAKEVADRGAGEILFTSMDHDGVKQGFANEALARLAEEVSIPIIASGGAGKMEHFRDAFTQGKADAALAASVFHFGEIAIPDLKKYLREEGINVRI, translated from the coding sequence ATGGTCAAAGTTCAAAGTAACAAAGGATTAGCTAAACGAATCGTTCCTTGTCTTGATGTAAAGAACGGCGAGACGGTAAAGGGAACCAATTTCGTAAACCTTCGCAGCGCTGGTGACCCGGTAGAACTGGGAAAAGCTTATAGCGATGCTGGAGCCGATGAGCTCGTATTCCTCGATATTACAGCGAGTTTCGAAGAGCGCAAAACCTTTACGGATATGGTAACCCGCGTGGCTGCCGAAATCAATATCCCATTTACTGTGGGAGGTGGAATCAATGAACTCAAAGATGTTGACCGCCTGCTCAACGCAGGAGCTGACAAGGTTAGCATCAACAGTGCTGCCATCCGACATCCGGAGCTCATCGATGAAATTGCCAACCATTATGGCTCACAGGTTTGCGTATGCGCCATTGATGCACGTCTCGATTCTGACGGCTGGCACTGTTATGTGAAAGGCGGAAGAGAACGGGTGGAACTAGGATTGTTTGACTGGGCTAAGGAAGTGGCCGACCGGGGTGCCGGTGAAATTCTCTTTACCAGTATGGATCATGACGGTGTGAAACAGGGATTCGCAAACGAGGCCCTCGCCCGTCTAGCTGAAGAAGTAAGCATTCCTATCATCGCCTCAGGTGGTGCTGGAAAGATGGAGCATTTCCGCGATGCGTTCACCCAAGGCAAGGCAGATGCTGCCCTGGCAGCCAGCGTGTTCCACTTTGGCGAGATTGCCATTCCTGACCTCAAGAAATACCTGAGAGAAGAAGGAATCAACGTGAGAATATAG
- the hisIE gene encoding bifunctional phosphoribosyl-AMP cyclohydrolase/phosphoribosyl-ATP diphosphatase HisIE, whose amino-acid sequence MEIDFEKLGGLVPAIIQDAVTKNVLMLGFMNQEAYDKTIATKKVTFWSRSRNCLWTKGETSGNFLNLVSIQNDCDNDTLLVKVHPDGPTCHKGTDTCWAEENTLNPILFLSELQDFINKRHEEMPEGSYTTSLFKKGVNKMAQKVGEEAVETIIEATNGNNEKLVYESSDLLYHLIVLLTSKGLRIEDVVKELQMRHDPEWDKKRRVAKSKGEMK is encoded by the coding sequence ATGGAAATAGATTTCGAAAAATTAGGCGGACTGGTTCCTGCCATCATCCAAGACGCAGTTACAAAGAACGTCTTGATGCTTGGTTTCATGAACCAGGAAGCATACGATAAGACAATAGCAACCAAAAAGGTAACATTCTGGAGCCGTTCACGCAACTGCCTCTGGACAAAAGGTGAAACATCAGGTAACTTCCTGAATCTCGTTAGCATTCAGAACGACTGCGATAACGACACCTTGCTGGTTAAGGTTCACCCTGATGGTCCAACCTGCCACAAAGGTACAGACACCTGCTGGGCAGAAGAGAATACACTCAACCCAATCCTCTTCCTCTCAGAGCTTCAGGACTTCATCAACAAGCGCCACGAAGAAATGCCAGAGGGAAGCTACACTACCAGCCTCTTCAAGAAAGGCGTTAACAAAATGGCACAAAAGGTTGGAGAAGAAGCTGTTGAAACCATTATCGAAGCCACAAACGGCAACAACGAGAAACTCGTTTACGAGAGTTCTGACCTTCTCTATCACCTCATCGTTCTGCTCACAAGCAAGGGCTTGAGAATAGAAGATGTTGTGAAAGAACTTCAGATGCGTCACGACCCGGAATGGGATAAGAAACGCCGCGTTGCCAAGAGTAAG